In one Zobellia galactanivorans genomic region, the following are encoded:
- a CDS encoding GreA/GreB family elongation factor, giving the protein MKYGGLVIEKKEYVLLKRFMNLTGYYKDKTLRKSVEKLVGELESAQIRDEAEMPEDVIRFNSTVSIVSETGWRKKFKLVVPTESDVNSNKISILTPMGAAVIGYAQGDTLVWDFPAGEQRMVIEEVDQEHKYINLDII; this is encoded by the coding sequence ATGAAGTATGGTGGCTTAGTAATAGAGAAGAAAGAGTATGTGCTGTTGAAAAGGTTCATGAACCTGACGGGCTATTATAAAGACAAGACGCTTCGCAAATCGGTCGAGAAGTTAGTAGGCGAATTAGAGTCTGCCCAAATTCGGGACGAAGCCGAGATGCCGGAAGATGTTATTCGTTTTAATTCGACCGTTAGCATTGTATCTGAAACGGGATGGCGCAAAAAGTTCAAACTGGTAGTGCCCACCGAGAGCGATGTGAACAGTAATAAAATTTCAATTTTGACCCCCATGGGTGCGGCCGTGATCGGTTATGCCCAAGGTGATACTTTAGTATGGGACTTTCCTGCCGGAGAGCAGCGAATGGTCATAGAAGAAGTAGATCAAGAACATAAGTATATCAATTTAGATATAATTTAG
- a CDS encoding response regulator, with product MSKTPKICIIDDDYIYRYTVVKKMENMRLDASTMDFEDGEEALNYITDHLDSDTELPDVIFLDIDMPVMDGFQFLKEFDKIRYQLKKKISIYMISSSLDPIDIDRAKRANEICDYFVKPIKTEQLELVFTQLKAS from the coding sequence ATGAGTAAAACCCCGAAAATCTGTATCATCGATGACGATTATATCTATCGATATACTGTTGTAAAAAAAATGGAAAATATGCGTTTAGACGCAAGTACCATGGACTTTGAGGATGGAGAAGAGGCCCTCAATTATATAACCGACCACCTTGATAGCGACACCGAATTACCCGATGTTATTTTTCTCGACATCGATATGCCGGTTATGGACGGATTTCAGTTTTTAAAGGAATTCGATAAGATCAGGTATCAACTCAAAAAGAAAATAAGCATCTATATGATTTCTTCTTCTTTGGATCCCATTGATATCGACAGGGCAAAAAGGGCAAATGAAATTTGCGACTATTTTGTAAAACCCATAAAAACCGAACAGCTCGAACTCGTATTTACCCAGCTGAAAGCCAGCTAG
- a CDS encoding GreA/GreB family elongation factor, with protein sequence MKYGSLVFVKNDFKEVKKCLERNKYIEDYSHKDVLEVFQGNLATALVVEADDMPQDVVRLNSMVTVSSIFGWEKAFQVVRPKDACIENERFSLCSKIGASVLGLSEDDVFKYGSPADSISLKIVKVDHYHDELKGAMEIENLPV encoded by the coding sequence ATGAAGTACGGTAGTTTGGTGTTCGTCAAGAACGATTTTAAAGAGGTTAAAAAATGCCTTGAACGAAATAAGTATATAGAGGATTACAGCCATAAGGATGTGCTCGAGGTTTTTCAAGGGAATTTAGCGACCGCCTTGGTGGTCGAGGCCGATGATATGCCACAAGATGTGGTACGGTTGAATTCCATGGTTACGGTGAGCAGTATATTCGGATGGGAGAAAGCATTTCAGGTGGTCCGGCCCAAGGATGCATGCATTGAAAACGAAAGATTTTCCCTGTGCAGTAAGATTGGGGCTTCCGTTTTGGGGCTTTCCGAAGACGATGTTTTTAAATATGGTTCCCCTGCAGATAGTATTTCGTTAAAAATTGTAAAGGTAGATCACTATCACGATGAGTTGAAAGGGGCTATGGAAATAGAAAATCTACCGGTTTAA
- a CDS encoding SusC/RagA family TonB-linked outer membrane protein → MKIKWFTDAGCPSNSIKRLIVLKFVMILTVTIPIQSHAISGSTEPSLENDHTTNPIQRTVTGTVSDAMGPLAGVTILIKGSTKGTSTDFDGNYSIEVDDDQKVLVFSYIGYSTKEVQVGSQTEINVTLEEDAAKLEEVVVLGYSTKKKGEVTGSVSTIDNKAIEQSSSKDVAKSLAGRASGLIISDRGGVPGAGNGGGGNTDDDATTILIRGKSTLGNNSPLILIDGVPSGSFSQLAPQDIASLTVLKDGAAAIYGSRAANGVILVTTKRGKSGKPKINFSHAYNVSSFTKRPELMNVNQFATYENEINARVNGADADPVFTPEDIAGFPNTDWADEVLAKTSPESRTSLSVSGGAEKAKYFVSGDFIEQKGLYKSGSLGFKQYQLRSNIDVNLTDNFKLGVDLATRFGKRTAPGVNANNIYKLIFGLPPNEIARYPNGLPARGGDEGNPILTSSNASGFDDIFTNTITGRFTVDWNLDKLIKGLSIKGFTGFRKIETNRKTWYSPWTFYAQSDDGTFEPRIGSNQQGTERILTERFDKFDEQIYNARLHYDNKFGDHSISTFVGMERLNNASNDFFATKVGGFPDARRGELFQGNNDDRQSSGGTSSEFKRQDFFGSLSYDLKKKYFIDFTMRYDGSSRFGEGNRYGTFPSVAASWAIDKESFLENVSWIDGLKLRASLAKMGNDRIGPNQFLSLFDLGTNTDNTNNPLGTRFPNYYVLGENGENFSNTYNLARLANPDVTWETAKLWNIGLNFTLFDSKLSGDLNYYEQDRSDILVNRSGAIPGFIGLQNSQIPAENIGETRSWGYEFELAWNDQVNDNFSYNLGMNFTNARNEVVSLPEGENILDSQKQAGKPIDSYNNVFPTNGIFKDQAQVDATPIKREGTVPGEPIYVDVNDDGVVDGNDFIRTSTSNIPQVQYGIYGGFNYKSFGFNFLFQGQAEAETLVFFDQSGAKPEFVFNERWTPNNTNSIYPRAFAQGDAISGGQIDGIDGFADIYYFDASFVRLKEVELSYTLKSDVIKFADVRLFARGFNLATFFSDIWDLGLDPEATGYNNFRGAQYTPLKTYTLGVNFSF, encoded by the coding sequence ATGAAAATCAAATGGTTTACTGATGCGGGCTGCCCAAGCAACTCCATCAAGAGATTAATCGTTCTTAAGTTCGTAATGATCTTAACAGTAACGATTCCAATCCAATCACACGCGATTTCCGGTAGTACGGAGCCGTCATTGGAAAATGACCACACCACCAATCCAATCCAACGAACCGTAACCGGTACCGTTTCGGATGCCATGGGCCCATTGGCTGGTGTAACTATCCTCATTAAAGGAAGTACTAAAGGTACTTCTACAGATTTTGATGGAAATTACAGTATTGAAGTAGACGACGATCAGAAGGTGCTGGTATTTTCATATATCGGTTATTCTACAAAAGAGGTACAAGTAGGCAGCCAAACTGAAATTAACGTTACACTAGAAGAAGATGCGGCCAAACTTGAAGAGGTGGTTGTATTGGGGTATTCAACCAAGAAAAAAGGAGAGGTAACGGGATCGGTAAGTACTATTGACAACAAGGCAATTGAGCAATCATCAAGTAAAGATGTAGCTAAATCTTTAGCTGGTAGGGCTTCTGGGTTAATCATTAGTGACCGTGGTGGTGTACCAGGTGCAGGTAATGGCGGTGGTGGTAATACAGATGATGATGCCACAACAATCTTGATTAGAGGTAAGTCTACCCTTGGTAACAACAGTCCTTTAATTCTTATAGACGGTGTTCCCTCAGGATCATTCTCTCAATTGGCTCCACAAGATATTGCATCACTTACAGTACTTAAAGATGGCGCTGCTGCAATTTATGGTTCTAGGGCAGCCAACGGGGTAATTTTGGTAACCACAAAAAGAGGTAAATCAGGCAAGCCGAAAATCAATTTCTCTCATGCTTACAACGTTTCATCTTTTACCAAGCGGCCAGAATTGATGAATGTAAACCAGTTTGCAACCTACGAAAATGAAATAAATGCAAGAGTTAATGGTGCTGATGCAGATCCTGTATTTACACCTGAGGATATTGCTGGTTTTCCAAATACTGATTGGGCCGATGAGGTATTGGCAAAGACTTCTCCTGAATCTAGAACATCTCTTTCTGTTTCTGGAGGTGCCGAAAAAGCAAAGTATTTCGTAAGTGGTGATTTTATAGAACAAAAAGGTTTATACAAATCAGGTTCTTTAGGTTTTAAGCAATACCAACTTCGTTCTAATATTGATGTCAATTTAACCGATAACTTTAAATTAGGAGTGGATTTAGCTACACGTTTTGGTAAAAGGACTGCGCCAGGTGTTAATGCCAATAATATTTATAAACTAATTTTTGGTTTACCGCCAAATGAAATTGCAAGATACCCCAATGGTCTTCCTGCACGAGGAGGCGATGAAGGAAATCCTATTTTAACCTCTAGTAATGCCTCTGGGTTCGATGATATCTTTACAAATACCATAACAGGACGTTTTACGGTAGATTGGAATCTAGACAAATTGATAAAAGGTTTAAGCATAAAAGGATTTACAGGGTTTAGAAAAATAGAGACCAATAGAAAGACTTGGTATTCTCCTTGGACATTTTATGCACAATCGGATGACGGAACTTTTGAGCCAAGAATTGGATCTAATCAGCAAGGAACAGAACGTATCTTGACCGAGAGATTTGATAAATTTGATGAACAAATCTATAATGCACGTTTACATTACGATAACAAGTTTGGTGACCACTCCATAAGCACCTTCGTGGGAATGGAAAGGCTGAATAATGCTTCAAATGATTTCTTTGCTACTAAAGTTGGTGGATTTCCTGATGCTAGAAGAGGAGAATTATTTCAAGGTAATAATGATGATAGGCAGTCTTCGGGCGGAACTAGTTCTGAGTTTAAAAGACAAGATTTCTTTGGATCGCTATCGTATGATCTTAAGAAAAAATATTTTATCGACTTTACAATGCGATATGATGGATCCAGTAGATTTGGAGAAGGTAATCGTTATGGGACATTCCCGAGCGTTGCTGCCTCTTGGGCAATAGACAAAGAGAGTTTTTTAGAGAATGTTAGTTGGATCGACGGTTTAAAACTTAGAGCTTCTTTGGCAAAAATGGGTAACGATCGTATTGGTCCCAACCAATTTCTTTCCTTGTTTGATCTTGGAACAAATACGGACAACACAAATAATCCATTAGGCACAAGATTTCCAAATTATTATGTATTGGGAGAAAATGGTGAAAATTTTTCCAATACCTATAATCTTGCTAGGCTAGCAAATCCTGATGTTACTTGGGAGACGGCTAAGCTATGGAACATTGGTTTGAACTTTACCTTGTTTGATAGTAAATTATCAGGTGATCTCAACTACTACGAACAAGATAGATCTGATATTTTAGTGAATAGATCAGGGGCCATTCCTGGGTTTATAGGATTACAGAATAGTCAAATTCCGGCTGAAAACATAGGTGAGACCAGAAGCTGGGGTTACGAATTTGAATTGGCTTGGAATGATCAAGTAAACGATAACTTCTCTTATAATTTAGGAATGAATTTTACAAATGCTCGTAACGAAGTAGTTTCATTACCTGAGGGAGAAAATATTCTAGATTCCCAAAAGCAAGCTGGAAAACCAATAGACTCCTATAATAATGTTTTCCCGACCAATGGAATCTTTAAAGACCAAGCCCAGGTTGATGCTACTCCTATTAAAAGAGAGGGCACTGTACCGGGAGAACCAATTTACGTAGACGTAAATGATGATGGTGTAGTTGATGGAAATGATTTTATCAGAACATCAACTTCAAACATTCCACAAGTACAATACGGTATATATGGGGGCTTCAATTACAAATCTTTTGGTTTCAATTTCTTGTTTCAAGGGCAAGCTGAAGCAGAAACGTTGGTATTCTTTGATCAATCAGGCGCAAAACCAGAATTTGTATTCAATGAAAGATGGACGCCAAACAATACAAACTCAATCTACCCAAGAGCGTTCGCGCAAGGAGATGCTATAAGTGGAGGGCAAATAGACGGAATTGATGGTTTTGCTGACATTTACTATTTTGACGCCTCTTTCGTACGCCTTAAAGAAGTGGAACTTTCGTACACTTTAAAAAGCGATGTTATCAAATTTGCTGATGTTCGCCTGTTTGCCAGAGGGTTTAACCTAGCCACTTTTTTCTCAGATATCTGGGACTTGGGCCTTGACCCTGAAGCTACAGGGTATAACAATTTTAGAGGAGCACAATATACTCCCCTAAAAACATATACTTTGGGTGTTAATTTTAGTTTCTAA
- a CDS encoding sigma-54-dependent transcriptional regulator encodes MLQKENILLVDDDINILELLQRHLQSMNYHTYKAVSVKEALHVMKDTFIDLLITDIQMPEIDGLQLLKFADEHYPELPKLVITGYPSVDGALEVIKSGAIDYLTKPFTKEELRQAVEKAFEHGESRKTKTINKGGTQKFVNINNEMIGESEAFQKITDVIERVKDNKATVLVKGESGTGKELVARAIHYSGKFSRSPFVAVNCGAIPENLLEAELFGYVKGAFTGANDNRDGFFQAAQGGTLFLDEIGTAPLSVQTKLLRVLQEKELTKVGSRKTEAVDIRVIAATNSDLQQDIKDHKFREDLYYRLTVVEIEVPPLRERKSDIPLLVDKFLRKYGVEYKDRLLKMTPDALEVLKRYDWPGNIRELENVIQRAVIMSNGVITVKELPDTLKFKIDFPQTSFPSLKQMEKEYIQRVLLHTQGNKTKAAEILQIDRKTLREKLK; translated from the coding sequence ATGCTTCAAAAAGAGAATATTTTATTGGTCGATGACGACATCAATATCCTGGAGTTATTACAGCGTCATCTTCAGTCGATGAACTATCACACCTACAAGGCGGTTTCGGTCAAGGAAGCCCTACATGTGATGAAAGATACGTTCATAGACCTTCTTATCACCGACATTCAAATGCCCGAGATAGACGGCTTGCAATTGTTGAAGTTCGCAGATGAGCATTATCCTGAATTGCCAAAGTTGGTGATTACGGGCTATCCTTCGGTAGATGGGGCCTTAGAGGTGATTAAGTCGGGAGCCATCGATTATTTGACCAAGCCGTTTACCAAGGAAGAGCTGCGTCAGGCGGTAGAAAAAGCATTCGAGCACGGTGAAAGCCGTAAGACGAAAACGATCAATAAGGGCGGTACGCAGAAGTTCGTAAATATAAATAATGAAATGATCGGTGAGTCTGAGGCATTTCAGAAGATTACCGATGTAATCGAGAGGGTCAAAGATAATAAGGCTACGGTTTTGGTAAAGGGGGAAAGTGGTACCGGAAAAGAACTTGTAGCCCGGGCCATTCATTATTCGGGCAAGTTTTCCCGCTCTCCTTTTGTGGCTGTCAATTGCGGGGCCATACCCGAAAATTTATTGGAGGCCGAACTTTTTGGTTACGTAAAAGGGGCCTTTACGGGAGCTAATGACAATAGGGACGGTTTCTTTCAGGCCGCACAGGGCGGCACCTTGTTTCTAGATGAAATAGGAACGGCACCCTTGAGCGTACAGACCAAATTGTTGCGGGTACTTCAAGAGAAAGAGCTGACCAAGGTGGGTTCTAGAAAAACGGAAGCAGTGGATATTCGTGTGATTGCGGCCACAAATTCCGATTTACAACAAGACATTAAGGACCATAAATTTCGAGAAGACCTATATTACCGTTTAACGGTGGTAGAAATAGAAGTACCGCCATTACGGGAGCGGAAGTCCGATATCCCCCTTTTGGTCGATAAGTTTTTAAGAAAGTACGGGGTAGAGTACAAAGACCGTTTGCTAAAGATGACCCCAGACGCCTTGGAGGTATTGAAACGCTACGATTGGCCCGGGAACATCAGGGAGTTGGAAAACGTAATCCAGCGCGCCGTTATCATGTCTAACGGGGTTATAACGGTCAAGGAGCTTCCTGATACGCTAAAGTTTAAAATCGATTTTCCACAGACCTCCTTTCCTTCCTTAAAACAAATGGAAAAGGAATATATACAGCGTGTACTGCTACATACACAGGGCAATAAGACCAAGGCGGCCGAAATTCTTCAAATAGACCGTAAGACCTTACGTGAAAAGCTCAAGTAA
- a CDS encoding sensor histidine kinase: MATIKHKLKERIKELTCLYEVTSIIVNSDFDQLETSLEAIVHSLKKALQFNNVAEAYLNLEDYSVQTEGFHSKMTIMHADIKVFNKVSGVIEVGYPEDRYFYVDFLEEEKDLLNNVAIAIGSLLERKQIRDSEAKVKRQMERADRLHILGEITAGIAHELNTPLANILGFTELLKERVKDKGALRDLDKIVENAIYSREIVKKLMFFACEMPQEMKMVELNPIVESTLKLLTPSLRAKNIRLTKKISSKSIQLRADKVQLTQVLFNLVMNAIYYSPVKGEVVVSVEEKEKTIQIGISDQGEGIGAQIEDKIFEPFFTTKPLGEGSGLGLSVVHGIISSHRGTIEHRPNKPKGTIFILDFPKL; this comes from the coding sequence ATGGCTACGATCAAACATAAGTTAAAAGAACGCATCAAGGAGTTGACCTGTCTCTACGAGGTAACTTCCATAATTGTAAATTCAGATTTTGACCAGCTTGAAACCTCATTGGAGGCTATTGTACATTCGCTCAAAAAGGCTTTACAGTTCAACAATGTGGCAGAGGCCTACCTGAATTTGGAAGACTACTCGGTCCAGACCGAAGGTTTTCATTCCAAGATGACTATTATGCACGCCGACATCAAGGTGTTCAACAAGGTGAGTGGGGTAATAGAAGTCGGTTATCCGGAGGACCGGTATTTTTATGTGGACTTTCTTGAGGAAGAAAAAGACCTGCTTAACAATGTAGCCATAGCCATAGGAAGCCTACTTGAACGAAAACAGATCAGGGATAGCGAGGCGAAGGTCAAACGCCAAATGGAACGTGCCGATAGGTTGCACATATTGGGCGAAATTACGGCCGGTATCGCACATGAGCTCAATACTCCCTTGGCAAATATTTTAGGCTTTACCGAATTGCTCAAAGAGCGGGTAAAAGATAAAGGGGCCTTGAGGGATCTTGATAAAATTGTTGAAAATGCCATCTACAGTAGGGAGATAGTCAAGAAACTGATGTTCTTTGCCTGCGAAATGCCGCAAGAGATGAAAATGGTGGAGCTGAACCCCATTGTAGAAAGCACCCTAAAATTGTTGACCCCCTCGTTACGGGCCAAGAACATTCGCCTGACCAAAAAGATCAGTTCAAAGTCCATTCAACTACGCGCCGATAAGGTACAGCTTACCCAGGTACTCTTTAACTTAGTGATGAACGCTATCTATTACTCACCCGTTAAAGGAGAGGTCGTTGTATCGGTCGAGGAAAAAGAAAAGACAATTCAAATCGGTATTTCGGATCAGGGAGAGGGCATAGGGGCACAGATAGAAGATAAGATCTTTGAACCTTTCTTTACCACAAAGCCCTTGGGCGAGGGCTCTGGTTTGGGCCTAAGTGTGGTACACGGTATTATCAGTAGCCATAGAGGTACCATTGAACACAGGCCGAACAAACCCAAAGGAACGATTTTCATTCTAGATTTTCCTAAATTGTAG
- a CDS encoding PAS domain S-box protein — protein MEKSTEKAESKIPYHKIFIEQAPTTIVMLDKNMHCIAASQRWIKEYKLQGVEIVGRSYYDLFPKISESSKEIHQQCLTEAINTTDEAGFMDKNGVVKWLHWEIFPWFISEGEIGGLFINTIDITPHKENELKKERTEDIFAQTKEVARLGTWEIDLTDNKVYWSKITREIHEVAEDYSPNLEEAVNFFEEKYSRPKIKSLIQDVIENGKPFDLNFELITAKGNRRWVRVIGKPEIVDGNLKNVVGLVQDISDVTFSKLELNKAHAQLRSIFNSNHNVIFSTSESGFIDHFNKGAEKLLGYSAEEMIGKKTPADFLPLEEVKKFKYDVATLIGKSPVNFNHYSDITYEDLSDTREWNYIRKDGTSVPVQATVSNLRNEEGINIGFTVVATDISRLKEIERRLVIKNERLNYAEQLTKISHWRYRPYTNETFHSKNLLRILEIDNSTTMLTFEDFLSYIHPDDREVIIMHNKESLKSKVFQSYTHRIISAKGNIKIINNIGEVILDKKGEVVELIGTAQDVTELKMAEKKFKGLLESAPDAMVIINSSGYIQLTNKQTEHLFQFTSEELLNQPVSKIIPQEVLPISKKNISSFFNGSKVKQLGITEPLFGIRKTGQKIPVQINMAPLQTEEGTLVSLAVRDITKQKAAQRKILKAKENLEILAKTLTDKNQQLADFTHITSHNLRAPVSNLNSLLDIYKTTDSKTLRESLFDKFETVINHLTSTLNTLVETLKIKSEHNEDDIAEIKFKQVLHRTEEILAGEILKSGARITADFSECQTIRYHTIYIKSIFLNLISNAIKYRSEERILELEIKSMMVDGKIMLQFKDNGLGIDLEKHGNKLFGLNKVFHRHPEAKGVGLFLTKSQVEAMGGTITASSQVNVGTTFIINFN, from the coding sequence TTGGAGAAATCGACCGAAAAAGCGGAATCAAAAATACCATACCATAAAATATTCATCGAACAGGCGCCCACTACTATTGTAATGCTCGATAAGAATATGCATTGTATTGCCGCATCACAGCGTTGGATAAAAGAATATAAACTACAAGGGGTAGAAATAGTGGGGCGTAGCTACTATGACTTATTCCCTAAAATAAGTGAAAGCTCAAAAGAAATCCACCAACAATGTCTTACCGAGGCGATAAACACGACCGATGAGGCCGGTTTTATGGATAAAAACGGGGTGGTAAAATGGCTCCATTGGGAGATTTTCCCCTGGTTCATTTCTGAAGGAGAGATCGGGGGGCTTTTTATCAATACCATAGACATTACCCCACACAAGGAAAATGAACTCAAAAAAGAACGGACGGAGGATATTTTCGCCCAAACAAAGGAAGTGGCCCGATTGGGCACTTGGGAAATCGATTTAACCGATAACAAAGTATACTGGAGTAAAATAACCCGTGAAATACATGAGGTTGCCGAAGACTACTCCCCTAACCTTGAGGAAGCCGTAAATTTCTTTGAAGAAAAGTACAGCCGGCCCAAAATCAAAAGCCTCATTCAAGATGTCATAGAAAATGGGAAGCCATTTGACCTTAACTTTGAACTTATTACCGCCAAGGGCAATCGCCGATGGGTCCGTGTCATCGGAAAACCCGAAATCGTAGACGGCAATTTAAAAAATGTGGTCGGTCTTGTTCAAGATATCAGTGATGTTACATTTTCAAAATTGGAACTGAATAAGGCCCATGCCCAGTTGAGATCTATTTTCAATTCGAACCACAACGTAATTTTCTCTACGAGCGAATCGGGCTTTATCGACCATTTTAACAAAGGGGCCGAAAAGCTTTTAGGCTATTCGGCCGAAGAAATGATCGGAAAAAAAACACCTGCCGATTTCCTGCCTTTAGAAGAAGTAAAAAAGTTCAAGTATGATGTAGCCACCCTGATCGGCAAATCGCCCGTAAATTTTAACCACTATTCCGATATCACCTATGAAGACCTCAGTGATACAAGGGAATGGAACTATATCCGAAAAGATGGTACAAGTGTACCCGTTCAGGCCACGGTATCCAACCTAAGAAACGAAGAAGGAATAAATATCGGTTTTACCGTAGTGGCTACGGACATATCAAGATTAAAGGAAATAGAACGCAGACTGGTCATTAAAAACGAGCGTTTGAATTATGCCGAACAACTTACAAAAATAAGTCATTGGCGTTATCGCCCGTATACCAATGAGACCTTTCACTCAAAAAACCTTTTGCGAATACTTGAAATCGATAATAGCACTACTATGCTTACATTCGAAGATTTTCTGAGCTATATACACCCCGATGACCGTGAGGTGATAATTATGCATAATAAAGAAAGTCTAAAAAGCAAAGTATTTCAAAGCTATACACATCGTATCATTTCGGCTAAGGGCAATATAAAGATCATAAATAATATTGGCGAGGTAATTCTCGATAAGAAAGGTGAAGTTGTAGAACTGATCGGTACGGCCCAAGATGTCACCGAACTCAAAATGGCCGAAAAGAAATTTAAGGGACTTTTAGAATCGGCGCCAGATGCCATGGTCATCATTAACAGCTCTGGTTATATCCAACTCACCAACAAGCAAACCGAACACCTATTTCAGTTTACCTCAGAAGAATTGTTGAACCAGCCCGTTTCCAAAATCATACCCCAAGAGGTCTTACCTATCAGCAAGAAAAATATAAGTTCATTCTTCAACGGTTCAAAAGTGAAGCAATTGGGTATAACCGAACCGCTTTTCGGCATTCGAAAAACAGGTCAAAAAATACCGGTTCAAATAAATATGGCCCCATTACAAACCGAGGAAGGCACCTTGGTTTCATTGGCCGTTCGTGATATTACCAAACAAAAGGCAGCACAAAGAAAAATTCTTAAAGCAAAGGAAAACCTTGAAATACTCGCCAAAACATTAACGGACAAAAACCAACAACTGGCCGACTTCACCCATATCACCTCACATAACCTTCGTGCCCCGGTAAGCAATCTGAACTCATTACTAGACATTTACAAAACTACCGATAGCAAAACCCTTCGTGAAAGTTTATTCGACAAATTCGAAACGGTAATAAATCACCTTACCTCAACACTAAATACTCTAGTTGAAACGTTAAAAATCAAAAGTGAACATAATGAAGACGATATTGCCGAAATTAAGTTTAAACAGGTGCTTCACCGAACCGAAGAAATTTTAGCCGGTGAAATATTAAAATCGGGAGCCCGAATTACCGCTGATTTTTCGGAATGTCAGACCATACGTTACCATACCATATATATAAAAAGCATATTCTTGAATTTAATAAGCAATGCCATAAAATACAGAAGCGAAGAACGTATACTTGAATTAGAGATAAAATCAATGATGGTAGATGGTAAAATAATGCTGCAGTTCAAAGACAACGGCCTGGGTATTGACCTCGAAAAGCACGGCAATAAACTGTTCGGACTTAACAAAGTATTCCATAGGCATCCTGAAGCCAAAGGTGTGGGACTATTCTTGACCAAATCGCAGGTAGAGGCTATGGGGGGAACTATTACCGCTAGCAGTCAAGTCAACGTCGGAACTACGTTCATAATAAATTTTAATTGA
- a CDS encoding Glu/Leu/Phe/Val family dehydrogenase, producing the protein MIVKTPEQKKALKQGMLANVMRQFDNAADIIDLNPNIRKILEVTNNELVVHFPVRMDDGEVEIFTGYRVQHNNSLGPYKGGLRYHPTVDIDAARALAMWMTWKTSLAGLPYGGAKGGIQLDPTKYSNDELQRITRRFTYALGDNIGPELDIPAPDVNTNPQTMAWILDTYMSTKSPAERSTNMHVVTGKPIGAGGSQGRDRATGYGVFLNIKFWAEHKNIDLKDKRFIVQGFGNVGYWAAHFLEKEGASMIAVQDAYGSIVNEEGIPVEDLLAYTKANKGSIMGFAKAETLDNAAFFGLDCDICIPAALGNQITEANASSVKAYLIAEGANGPTDVAAEEILLKKGVAILPDILCNSGGVIGSYFEWLQNRNGEIWQLDEVLQKLEKKLRESFVKVVETSENRKIDMRTAAFIIAIERLEEAYVQRGIFP; encoded by the coding sequence ATGATAGTTAAAACACCCGAGCAAAAAAAAGCCTTAAAGCAAGGCATGCTCGCAAACGTGATGCGACAGTTCGATAATGCTGCCGACATCATTGATCTTAACCCAAATATCAGAAAGATATTAGAGGTGACCAACAACGAACTCGTCGTTCATTTTCCGGTACGTATGGATGATGGGGAGGTTGAAATCTTTACGGGGTACAGGGTGCAGCACAACAATTCGTTGGGTCCTTATAAAGGGGGACTTCGCTATCACCCTACGGTAGATATCGATGCAGCGCGTGCCTTGGCTATGTGGATGACCTGGAAAACTTCATTGGCAGGTTTGCCGTACGGCGGTGCCAAGGGAGGAATTCAGTTGGATCCTACCAAATACTCGAATGACGAGTTACAGCGCATCACGCGCAGGTTTACGTATGCCTTGGGCGATAATATAGGTCCAGAGCTCGATATACCCGCTCCCGATGTGAATACCAATCCCCAGACCATGGCGTGGATTTTAGATACGTACATGTCGACAAAATCGCCGGCAGAGCGGTCTACCAATATGCATGTGGTTACCGGTAAGCCAATTGGGGCAGGAGGTTCGCAAGGGCGTGACCGGGCTACGGGCTACGGCGTGTTCCTAAATATCAAATTTTGGGCGGAGCACAAGAACATAGACCTGAAAGACAAACGGTTTATTGTTCAAGGCTTCGGTAATGTAGGGTATTGGGCAGCGCATTTTCTAGAAAAGGAAGGCGCTTCAATGATCGCCGTTCAAGATGCCTATGGCAGTATTGTAAACGAAGAGGGTATTCCTGTAGAAGACCTCTTGGCGTACACTAAGGCCAATAAGGGCAGTATCATGGGCTTTGCAAAGGCTGAAACCCTAGATAATGCCGCGTTCTTCGGATTGGATTGCGATATCTGTATCCCTGCCGCACTGGGCAACCAGATTACGGAGGCCAATGCATCTTCGGTCAAAGCTTATTTGATTGCCGAGGGAGCCAATGGCCCGACCGATGTTGCCGCTGAAGAGATCCTATTGAAAAAAGGAGTGGCTATTTTACCGGATATCCTTTGTAATTCAGGAGGGGTTATCGGAAGTTATTTTGAATGGCTTCAAAACCGTAACGGTGAGATTTGGCAATTGGACGAAGTTCTTCAAAAGCTAGAGAAAAAGCTTAGGGAGTCTTTTGTCAAGGTAGTAGAAACTTCCGAAAACCGGAAGATAGATATGCGTACTGCGGCTTTCATCATAGCCATAGAACGCTTAGAAGAAGCTTATGTTCAACGAGGTATTTTTCCATAA